CATCTCCACAGATCGACAACGGCGCAGCATGCAAAGCTCTGACGTGGCCTGTTTGACACGCTAGCCGCCACATAGCTGAGCCGGGGCTCTGCACCAGCCACTGACTGCTGCTCCGTGGAGGTCGCGCCCTTATCCGGCCGTCCATCGCCGATAAAGCCGGGACGCGGGCGCCTGCCTAAAACAGCAACGTACTAAACGCCGCCGGCACGGCCCCACCGGTTCAGCTGAGTAGATCACCACCTGTGCATCGTTCATCGCTCACTCACTTCCCCCGCGGCGCCGAGCGACCGGCGCGGAAATGGCGGAGGCGGAGGAGTGGGAGAGgcggaagagggggaggaggaggcggtggcggcggggcaggAGGGAGAGCGACGGCAGCGACCCCGTGGAGGTGCTGGGGCAGGAGGTGATGGGGCTGGTGGTGGAGCTCCTGGACGCGCGCAGCGTCGCACGATGCACGGCGGTCTCCCGCGCCTGGTTCGGGGTCGCCGCCGACAACCGCCTCTGGGCACCCAAGGTACATCCGATTCCCGCCCCGCCGGTCTCTCGCCTCGGCTCTCGCTCTTTGCCCTCCCTCGCCATCTGCTGCAGCCTCAATGGCATGATTCGTGGTTTGCGCGATGTGCCATGTGAGCTGCACCTGTTCGATGAATTTCAGGCATGGGGGTTTCAGACTTTGTGTGGTATCAGACGGGAGTCCGCGACATGTGGCGTAGTATGTGACAAACTTCATGTGGCATTATAGTTTGAGCAAATATTTTTTTAATATGACGTTCACATGCTGCAAAAATATATAgtacgctcttatatttctttatggagggagtatcatTTGTACAAAGGATAAACATGTTCCCTTTATCTCAGAAATAGTTGCTTGGAAGAAAAAAAGTCAGAAACAATAGTACATTTTAGGAGAAAAAACAGCATATCTTAATTTTGCTTTTGGATTCTCAGTGTGATGTTTTAGTTTTAATTTTGAATTTGTTTGGATCTCTTTTTTTCCGGATTTTTCAGTTCTGGAAAGTACTTTTAAATTTCTTAGTTTTCAAACGAAGTTCTGCGCGTTCTTAGTGTTTTCTTTCTGCAGTATATATGGATAATGCAACTTATTCTTTCATGAAATGTTATTCATTTTATTAGTATTTGCTATATTGATCAAACACAAAAGCATTGCGTTTAGAACTTTAGATATGTTGGCAGAAAAAAAAAGTTGTGCACAAGTCTAAGAGGACCAACGGTGCCAGGGAACGAGATCCTCTAACATCACGAAGGAATGTCAGGGAAGCTACAGTACCCTGATGATTTGGTTCCTTGTGGTGGAACCCGCACATGCGGCTTCGGTGCTTCGAGTCTCAAGTCCTAGACTTGGTAAAGATGGCTGCATTTTCTTGGATTTATTCCTGTATTTTCAGCATGCTTGTCTGCGTGTACTGTGTTTCTAATAAAAAAcaatccaaccccccccccccccccaccccacggACACAAGTATAGAACGCAACACCCTAAGCAAACGGTAACCATGAAAGCTAGGTGGTTCATGGTCTCCATGGATTGATTGCAAAGTGGGAAGCGCGGAGACTGCTGCAGACCCTGCCTGGCAAGTTATTCAGTTGTCCAGCAGTGATCATGACATGCCAACCAACTGAAGAACTTCACCCAGGATCTCGAGGTAACCGACCCTCAAAGAAGATGCAGAAAATCTTGTATATCGGAATCCAATGTTTCTAAATTTTCTTGAATTTTTTCGTGGCCACCAATGAAAATAAGGTCAATCAGGTCAACGCTAGGTAAGTGCCTCATGTTCACGTCACCATGAATTTAAATGAAAATAACTTGATCACACCCCTCCATTAGCATATGTAATTAACCAAGGCCCAACAAATTTGATAAACATgagtttcttttattttcttttaaatCAGAGGAAATTCCAAATTTAAACTGGGGAGACTTGATTGAGCAGAGAGGTGTGAGGGAAAAACCTATGACAAAAAATACTCTTTTTATATAAGGCCATTCCAATGTTTCTTTTGCAGTGTGCTGAACTGATGGCCGGAAAGGCACATATTCCTCGTCTGACAATGATCCGTACTGCATCAAAGTTGTCTACCTATTCAATGGCCATCATGGATGGCAAACGGGTGAGTTCCAGAAATATTTTCTCTTAGGGTTAAAAGAATGCAATAGATCAACAGTGAAATATAATTAATTGTTCTCATATGCTAGCAGTACTATTACCACAATCACTCCAAAAGATAATAATGCCTATCACAATCTGCTGTTAAGGTTTACTTATTTTAGCTTCCCCTCCACAATAATTCcatattattttccttcttttGCTCCATATAGTGTGAGTAAATTAATGTTGAACATTGGAACCTGGGGGCATTCTTTTTTGTTATCAGTTTTTTTTTTAATCTTCTGACATAGAGAAAACATGAGTATGTTCAATTCATCATTGTCCTCGAGACATATTATATTATCGTGACTTATTTTCTTGCGCAGAATCGGATCACAAAAGAGGATCTCTGTGATCATGCATGGGAATATCGTTTCACTATTGTAAGTTTTCTCAATTTGTCATCCTTTTGCATGTTTTGAGGTATGAGTTTATACATGACTACACATCTTAATGCTAGTGGCTGCTAAGCCTACCGCATAACTGACTTGCTAGTTTTGAGTTCAACTGGTTGTGGTCAACCATGCCGAGAGGAATGCTGGGATTATGAGAACTTTCTGCATCTCTCTAGTTTCTTCGGGTGTCTTAGCTTCCAACCGCACCGAGGAAGATTGAGGCATATATCTTCATGGTGGTAATTAAAGTTAAGTATATGAAATGTGGCAAAAATATATCATGGTGTTAATTGGATGCCCGAGGATCTGCTGGATGCAGTTATATGCAGTGTAAAATCCATAATAACTCCCGACATATCTTAGACCCTCCGCCCCTATACCGTTTTCCAATAAAGAATTGATAGTGCACTTTTCAAATGAAATATATGGAGTATGGTTGCTTGACTAATGGGGGAAAGTCATGATATATTTTTCTTTTACTATCACAGGCAACACCAGAGTTGCTTGACTAATGGGGGAAAGTCATGATATATTTTACTTTTACTATCACAGGCAGCACCAGAGTACTGGAGGAATCTCGATCCGTCCTGGAAGCGCACTGGTCCACCCATGCGACGATACTTCCACCATGATGGTTACCACAGTGCAGATCCTCATGACGCTGTCTGGGGTGGCCATGAGTGTGAGTACACGATCATAACAAGCTTTGTCGGTGATGGAAGAATCAGAGATCATTATGTGAGGATCAACCGGTGGCCACCGATGAAAGTATCGAGAAAGGAAGATTGGAGCTGGGAGCTATCCAACCACCTCTACCGCTACAACAGCATCCCTGATGCTGAAAAGGAAGGATGTACAGGTCCGCTCTTCCCGGTTTGGTGAGTTCACTTCTATGGTAGGAGATCAGTCCGTCTGCGGTGTGATCCTACATCTTCTGGTCGTCGAAATCAAGCCTTGATCTTCCATCTCGTTGAATGTTGCAGCAGGAGACTTTGTTTTGCAGCAACTAATGAGCTATGAACTTTTGTGGATATatttagggggtgtttggttccaggGATTTTTTTGTGTTGGgaagtccctagcaaaccaaacagggtgagacttttttgggactttttgctaaaagtccttagaagcacctccttaaaagtctttttcaaaaagtcctagGAACTAGAAAAAGTcataggactagagaaccaaacaccaccttagTTCTTTTAGAGAGAATGGATAACTTAGCTAAGCTCAGGTGTGTGAGCTAGTAATATGTATGGTAGTACAGTAGTTgcagctagcctatgatgatactatgtgTTCGTCTCGGTAGTTTGGTCTTTTGTCACGTAGAATGTGATCTGTAAAGTACCCTGAACTACTAGAAATGGTATGGTGTGTGTAAACCTTCTTTGATGTGTACCTTATGTAATGAATGCTATGTGTGCTATGATATACATGCGGTTGGTAGCTCGCTGCTGAAGGTCCGTCAAAGGGACTCTGTGGCTAACAGTAGCCTCCCCCGTCCCCGCGCCGCGTGCtactccggccgcggcggccagCTCCTCGACGCTGGGCAGCGCCGCCCCTCCAGCCCTCATGGGGCACTCCAGCCGCAGCCGCTCGCGCTCCCCATCCTGTTCGGTGGACAGCGCGGGTTGCGGACAGCCTGCGTCCGTGCCGTGCACGGCCAGATCCGCCGGTCCGTCCGGGGCTTTGGTCCCCCAGCTGCTCCAGGCCGCCGCGTCAACGGTTGACCCTACttctccgccgcgtttgctgctcCGGGGCGAGCACTCCCGCCCGGCCGCAGGGCCTTCCACGCCGGGTTCTGCTGCGATTCCCTTTTTGGGGAACGGTCGTCTTAAATTCATCGTGGTAGTGCCTTCTCCCACCTCGCAGCATTCCTCTTCGGGCAATGACGACGGATGGACGGCGGTCAGATCATGTAAAGACTGGCGCGCGGTGAGATCCCCGCCGGTCCGTAGCGGCCACCCCCCGCGTCGCCCGGGCCGGCGCCCCGCCTTCAATGCTGACCCGGGGCGCAGGGCCTTCTTAAACCGCTTTAAGAGCCTCTGCCTCCGGTGCCTCAACCCTCATCACCTCCGCATCGACAATAGAGATCCCCTGCACTGCATCAAGTGCAAACTGCCAGGCCATTTCGCCAAGGAGTGCTCTTCGATCCCCCGCaaccggcgcggcggcggccctgCCCCCGAGCGGTCGGGTCCTGCTGCTGGGAGGGGGCCCGTTAGGGAGTGGTTGCGCTTCCCCTCGCCTCCCGTCGCCATGGCGCACGCGCACCACACCGACCCCTCCCGCCGGTCGAGGTCGAGCCACAGCGTCCTCATCGAGTCCCCGACCATGGAGCACCAGACCACCCTGCTGTGTCGCCACCTCGTAGTGCTCTCTGCAGCTACCAAGAACCACGTGGCCAGCCCGATGTCAATGGAGGGCTCCATCGACGCGCAGCTCCACACCCGTCCCCACCTGCTGCGGGTGATCAGCCACGACCCAGAAGACTTCCTGGTTCACTTCGAGTTCCCCGCGCATCGCGACAAAGCGGTGCGCCTCAGCGCGCTCACCGTTGACGGCGTCCACTTCGTCATCAAGTCGTGGCACAAGGACGACCACAACACGCTCCATGACTACATGTTGCATGTCCGGGTCGTCATCGAGAAGATGCCCATGTAGCTCTGGTCGCTGCGGGGGGCCGAGAAGGTGCTCAGCAAAAACTGCATAATCGACCGGCTGGACAGCCGCACACACGAGCGGGGCCACAAGAAGACATTCGCGTGCTCGACGTGGGTGTGGGACGtcgttgttggggaacgcagtaatttcaaaaaaaaatcctacgcacacgcaagatatatcatggtgatgcatagcaacgagaggggagagtgtagtccacgtaccctcatagaccgtaagcggaagcgttatgacaacgcggttgatgtaatcgtacgtcttcacgatccgaccgatcctagcaccgaaagtacggcacctccgcgatctgcacacgttcggttcggtgacgtcccacgaactctcgatccagctgagtgtcgagggagagcttcgtcagcacgatggcgtgatgacggtgatgatgaagttaccggcgcagagcttcgcctaagcactacgatgatatgaccgaggtggattatggtggggggcagcgcacacggctaagacaatgatcaacttgtgtgtctatggggtgccccctccccgtatataaaggagtggaggaggggggagggccggccctctatggcgcgccctggaggagtcctactcccatcgggagtaggattccccctccccttccctagttggactaggagaagaaggaagggggaggaaggaggaaggaaaggggggcggccccctacccaattcggattgggcttggggggcgccccctcctagactcccttctcctctctcccactatggcccaataaggcccatatacttcccggggggttccgataacctcccggtacttcggtaaatgtccgaactcacccggaaccattttgatgtccaaacatagtcatccaatatatcgatctttatgtctcgaccattttgagactactcgtcatgtccgtgatcatatccggtactccgaaaaaccttaggtacatcaaaacacataaactcataataccgatcgtcaccgaacgttaagcgtgcggaccctacgggttcgagaactatgtagacatgaccgagactcatctccgtcaataaccaatagcagaacctggatactcatattggttcctacatattctacgaagatctttatcggtcaaaccgcataacaacatacgttgttccctttgtcatcggtatgttacttgcccgagattcgatcgtcggtatctcaatacctagttcaatctcgttaccggcaagtctctttactcgttccgtaatgcatcatcccgcaactaactcattagtcacaatgcttgcaaggcttatagtgatgtgcgttaccgagagggcccagagatacctctccgatactcggagtgacaaatcctaatctcgatctatgc
This DNA window, taken from Triticum aestivum cultivar Chinese Spring chromosome 1D, IWGSC CS RefSeq v2.1, whole genome shotgun sequence, encodes the following:
- the LOC123180968 gene encoding uncharacterized protein, whose product is MAEAEEWERRKRGRRRRWRRGRRESDGSDPVEVLGQEVMGLVVELLDARSVARCTAVSRAWFGVAADNRLWAPKCAELMAGKAHIPRLTMIRTASKLSTYSMAIMDGKRNRITKEDLCDHAWEYRFTIAAPEYWRNLDPSWKRTGPPMRRYFHHDGYHSADPHDAVWGGHECEYTIITSFVGDGRIRDHYVRINRWPPMKVSRKEDWSWELSNHLYRYNSIPDAEKEGCTGPLFPVW